A genome region from Chryseobacterium sp. G0186 includes the following:
- a CDS encoding sugar phosphate nucleotidyltransferase encodes MKIIVPMAGRGSRLRPHTLTVPKPLIPIAGKPIVQRLVEDIAKVAGEEIEEVAFIIGDFGAEIERSLIQIAEKLGAKGSIYYQNDPLGTAHAIKCAEQSMQGDVVIAFADTLFRADFQLDKNSDGVIWVKSVEDPSAFGVVKLDNYGFITDFVEKPQTFVSDLAIIGIYYFNSAEKLMDEINYIMDNDIKNGGEYQLTTALENLRAKGAKFSLGKVNDWMDCGNKNATVETNSKILEYEKENMANYPASAVIENSLIIQPCFIGENVKISNSKIGPGVSLGNNTTVVNSNIENSLIQENTRINHGNLSNSMIGNSAQYFGVAREISLGDFSVLDFLSK; translated from the coding sequence ATGAAAATAATTGTTCCAATGGCTGGACGTGGTTCCAGATTACGTCCACATACACTTACAGTTCCAAAACCACTTATTCCTATTGCAGGAAAGCCTATTGTGCAGAGACTGGTGGAAGATATTGCTAAAGTTGCAGGAGAAGAAATTGAAGAGGTAGCCTTTATCATTGGAGATTTTGGTGCTGAGATCGAAAGATCCCTTATTCAGATTGCCGAAAAACTGGGAGCAAAAGGAAGTATATATTATCAAAATGATCCTCTTGGAACAGCACATGCCATCAAATGTGCAGAGCAATCTATGCAGGGAGATGTGGTAATAGCGTTTGCAGACACTCTTTTCCGTGCAGATTTCCAACTGGATAAAAATTCAGACGGAGTAATCTGGGTAAAAAGCGTGGAGGATCCATCCGCATTTGGAGTGGTTAAATTAGATAACTATGGTTTTATCACAGATTTTGTTGAAAAGCCACAAACTTTCGTTTCAGATCTTGCCATCATTGGAATCTATTATTTCAACAGTGCAGAAAAGCTGATGGACGAGATTAATTATATCATGGATAATGATATTAAAAATGGTGGAGAATATCAATTAACTACTGCACTGGAAAACCTAAGAGCAAAAGGAGCCAAGTTTTCACTAGGAAAAGTAAACGACTGGATGGATTGTGGTAATAAAAATGCTACCGTAGAAACCAACAGTAAGATTCTTGAATATGAAAAAGAGAATATGGCCAACTATCCTGCTTCAGCAGTGATTGAAAATTCTCTTATCATTCAGCCATGCTTTATTGGGGAGAATGTAAAGATTTCCAATTCTAAGATTGGCCCTGGAGTTTCATTGGGAAATAATACGACTGTTGTCAACTCAAACATTGAAAACTCTCTGATTCAGGAAAATACAAGAATTAACCACGGAAACCTCTCTAATTCAATGATTGGCAATTCTGCACAATATTTCGGAGTTGCAAGGGAAATTTCTCTGGGAGATTTCTCAGTATTAGACTTTCTTTCAAAATAA
- a CDS encoding lipopolysaccharide biosynthesis protein has translation MYKKLFGQTAVYGLSSVLVRIFPFIIAPIVTKAFGPAASSPFVDWYSIAGVITVLLTHGMETSFFRFAQEESIDKKTLISTCSVSIISMGLIYLILGYVFRFQLAQAFETPDQVNYLIIFLFILSLDAFSTIPSAILRLQGKPFKYMLSKVAGSSVYFLLVLFFIRWLPNHPEGILGLKYNPDFGVGYVFIANLIQSIITLLIVGKEFFSFSISKFDFSLWKRIMNYSWPVMIAGLAGIVNQTLDRQFLKYLLPEEEARHQIGVYGAVYKIATFITVFRQAYQLGIEPYFFSSFKNKDSHKTYAVLMDVFVICSCIIYMGLMVNLQWISEKYLRNPLYYEGIEIIPFVMLGALFLGIYLNLSIWYKLSDQTRVGLYISVIGACITILINFLFIPQYGYWASAIAALITFLSMMIISYVWGQRQYPIHYNTGKIIMYLVFTISFSLLSFYEFRTNYLIGNLFLILFLALVAFKEKAILSKIIKKS, from the coding sequence TTGTATAAGAAATTATTCGGGCAAACAGCGGTATACGGACTGAGTTCAGTATTAGTCCGTATTTTCCCTTTTATCATTGCACCAATTGTTACAAAAGCCTTTGGTCCTGCGGCTTCATCACCTTTTGTAGACTGGTATTCCATTGCAGGAGTAATTACAGTATTACTTACTCATGGTATGGAAACTTCCTTCTTCCGATTTGCACAGGAAGAGAGTATTGACAAAAAAACATTGATTTCAACCTGTTCGGTGAGTATCATTAGCATGGGACTCATTTACCTTATTTTAGGATATGTATTCCGATTTCAGCTGGCACAAGCTTTTGAAACTCCGGATCAGGTCAATTACCTCATCATATTTTTGTTTATCCTCTCGCTAGATGCTTTTTCAACAATTCCTTCAGCAATATTAAGGTTGCAGGGCAAGCCTTTTAAATATATGCTTTCAAAGGTAGCCGGTTCCTCCGTTTATTTTTTATTGGTTTTGTTTTTTATCAGATGGCTTCCTAATCATCCGGAAGGAATATTGGGGTTAAAATACAATCCTGACTTTGGGGTTGGATATGTCTTTATAGCTAATCTTATTCAAAGTATCATTACCCTTTTAATTGTAGGAAAGGAATTTTTCAGTTTCAGCATTTCAAAATTCGATTTCAGCCTATGGAAAAGAATTATGAATTATTCATGGCCAGTGATGATTGCAGGATTGGCCGGCATTGTAAATCAGACTCTGGACAGACAGTTTCTAAAATATTTACTTCCTGAAGAAGAAGCACGTCATCAGATTGGTGTATACGGGGCTGTTTATAAAATAGCAACCTTCATTACCGTTTTCAGACAAGCTTATCAATTGGGAATTGAGCCTTATTTCTTCTCCAGTTTCAAAAATAAGGATTCCCATAAAACCTATGCCGTTCTGATGGATGTTTTTGTCATCTGCAGCTGTATTATTTACATGGGGCTTATGGTCAACCTTCAATGGATCTCAGAAAAATATTTAAGAAACCCCCTTTACTATGAAGGGATAGAAATTATTCCTTTTGTAATGCTCGGAGCTTTATTTCTAGGAATCTATCTTAACCTCTCCATATGGTATAAATTGTCAGATCAGACAAGAGTTGGATTATATATTTCAGTGATTGGGGCATGTATTACTATTCTTATTAACTTCCTTTTCATTCCACAATATGGATATTGGGCAAGTGCTATAGCAGCCTTGATAACATTCTTGTCCATGATGATTATTTCTTATGTATGGGGACAGAGGCAGTATCCAATTCATTACAATACAGGAAAAATAATAATGTACTTGGTCTTTACCATTTCTTTTTCACTACTGTCTTTCTATGAGTTCAGAACCAATTATTTGATAGGAAACCTATTTTTGATTCTGTTTCTTGCACTGGTAGCTTTTAAGGAAAAGGCTATTCTATCTAAAATTATAAAGAAATCCTAG
- a CDS encoding dihydroorotase, which yields MKILIKNVNIVNEGKVFESDILIENDLISKIGSGISEDADQIIDGAGKYLLPGVIDDQVHFREPGLTHKGDIETESRAAIAGGITSFIDQPNTVPNAVTQELLADKYDIASQKAYANYGFMMGGTNDNLEEVLKTNPRNVPGIKLFLGSSTGNMLVDNPETLENIFSNTKMLIAVHCEDEATIRANTQKYVDEYGEDIPVKFHHLIRSEEACYKSSSKAIELAQKTGARLHVFHLSTAKETELFRNDIPLKDKKITAEVCVHHLTFTNEDYETKGGLIKWNPAVKTQKDKDGLWEALLDDRIDVIATDHAPHTAEEKQNVYTKCPSGAPLVQHSLVVMLENYKNGKISLEKIVEKMCHNPAILFKVEKRGFVKEGYKADLVLVDLNEDWTVSKDNLLYKCGWSPLEGMNFHTKVTHTFVNGHLVYDNGKIAEEKFGERLLFEARD from the coding sequence ATGAAAATCCTTATCAAAAATGTAAACATCGTGAACGAAGGAAAGGTCTTTGAGAGCGATATCTTAATAGAAAATGATTTAATTTCCAAAATAGGTTCCGGTATTTCTGAGGATGCTGATCAGATTATTGATGGTGCTGGGAAATATCTTCTTCCAGGGGTTATTGATGATCAGGTGCATTTCCGTGAACCGGGTTTAACGCATAAAGGTGATATTGAAACTGAATCTAGAGCTGCCATTGCCGGTGGGATAACAAGTTTTATTGACCAGCCCAATACCGTTCCGAATGCGGTTACCCAGGAATTATTAGCTGATAAATACGATATTGCTTCCCAGAAAGCATATGCGAACTACGGTTTTATGATGGGAGGAACAAATGATAATCTGGAAGAGGTATTAAAGACAAACCCTAGAAATGTTCCCGGAATTAAATTATTCCTGGGTTCTTCTACAGGAAATATGTTGGTTGACAATCCTGAAACGTTGGAGAATATTTTCAGCAATACTAAAATGCTGATCGCTGTTCACTGTGAGGACGAAGCTACTATCAGAGCTAATACTCAAAAATATGTGGATGAATATGGCGAAGATATTCCGGTAAAGTTTCACCATCTGATCAGAAGTGAGGAGGCTTGCTATAAATCTTCATCCAAGGCTATTGAACTGGCACAAAAAACAGGAGCAAGGCTTCACGTTTTTCACCTTTCCACGGCTAAGGAAACAGAACTTTTCAGAAATGATATTCCTTTAAAAGATAAAAAAATTACGGCCGAGGTATGTGTTCATCACTTAACATTTACCAATGAGGATTATGAAACAAAAGGAGGTTTAATTAAATGGAATCCTGCCGTAAAAACACAAAAAGACAAGGATGGACTTTGGGAAGCGCTTCTTGATGACAGAATTGATGTTATTGCTACAGACCATGCCCCGCATACAGCAGAAGAAAAGCAGAACGTATATACAAAATGTCCTTCAGGAGCACCATTGGTACAGCATTCATTAGTAGTGATGCTTGAAAATTATAAAAACGGTAAGATTTCCCTGGAGAAAATCGTTGAAAAAATGTGCCATAATCCTGCTATTCTTTTCAAGGTAGAAAAGAGAGGATTTGTAAAGGAAGGATATAAGGCAGATCTTGTTTTAGTGGATTTAAATGAAGACTGGACTGTTTCCAAGGATAATTTACTCTATAAGTGCGGTTGGAGTCCATTGGAGGGGATGAATTTCCATACTAAAGTTACTCACACTTTTGTCAATGGTCACTTGGTTTATGATAATGGAAAAATTGCTGAGGAAAAATTCGGTGAAAGATTGCTTTTTGAAGCCAGAGATTAA
- a CDS encoding IS1182 family transposase has protein sequence MKVRFKSLPSNTPSLFPEDIFDKIGSDHPVRLINELVDSLNIDHIMSEYKGGGTTSFHPRMMIKVLFYAYFNNIYSCRKIEKALGENIHFMWLSGNSKPDYRTINYFRSKRLKNHIHRLFADVTVVLQHLGYVSLTVQYIDGTKIESSANRYSFVWKKSVEKNKLKLEAQIHSVLEEIESQIKEERYESHEKVLPKSIDSRELQDKIAELNHDVAQDNKTGKKLIKKLQHQDLPRLQKYEDQLKILSGRNSYSKTDPDACFMRLKDDHMKNGQLKPAYNAQISTENQFITHYSIHQTPGDTTTLKDHLNGFENQYHKQSKEVVADAGYGSEENYEMMAEKAIEGYVKYNNFHKEQKRSEKNNAFAVQNLYYNKENNFYVCPFGQQMNFIGKGKRISSNGYESQVHYYQAFSCQGCPLRESCHQSQDNRLIEVNYNLNHHRMKARQRLISEKGHYHRSKRPIEVEAVFGQLKSNNKFSRFTLKGLEKVNIEFGLMALAHNFRKLAKNRKLTRKNWLRTLKGKKTRHSFTEYIENQKYKFAA, from the coding sequence ATGAAAGTACGTTTTAAATCTTTACCCTCCAATACTCCCAGCTTATTTCCTGAAGATATTTTTGATAAGATCGGTTCTGATCATCCTGTACGTCTTATCAATGAATTAGTGGATAGCTTAAATATCGATCATATAATGAGTGAATATAAAGGCGGTGGAACGACAAGCTTTCACCCCCGTATGATGATCAAAGTTTTATTCTATGCCTATTTCAACAATATTTATTCATGCCGTAAAATAGAAAAGGCACTTGGAGAAAATATTCATTTCATGTGGCTTTCCGGCAACAGTAAGCCTGATTACAGAACCATCAATTACTTTAGGAGCAAACGGCTTAAAAACCATATTCATCGTCTTTTTGCAGATGTTACCGTTGTTTTGCAGCATTTGGGTTACGTAAGTTTAACTGTTCAATATATAGATGGGACAAAAATAGAATCATCGGCCAACCGATACAGCTTTGTATGGAAAAAATCTGTAGAAAAGAATAAATTAAAACTGGAAGCCCAAATTCATTCCGTACTTGAAGAAATTGAATCTCAAATCAAAGAAGAACGTTATGAATCCCATGAAAAGGTCCTTCCAAAATCTATTGACAGCAGAGAGCTTCAGGATAAAATAGCAGAGCTTAATCACGATGTGGCACAGGACAATAAAACCGGTAAGAAGCTTATCAAAAAGCTTCAGCATCAGGACCTGCCCAGATTACAGAAGTATGAAGATCAGTTAAAAATACTCTCAGGCCGCAATAGTTATAGTAAGACAGATCCCGATGCCTGCTTCATGCGGCTCAAAGACGACCATATGAAAAATGGACAGCTTAAGCCAGCCTATAATGCACAGATCAGTACTGAAAACCAGTTTATCACACATTACAGCATTCATCAGACTCCTGGAGATACCACTACATTGAAGGATCATCTTAACGGTTTTGAAAATCAGTACCACAAACAAAGTAAAGAGGTAGTAGCAGATGCCGGATATGGAAGTGAAGAGAATTACGAAATGATGGCAGAAAAAGCTATAGAGGGGTATGTAAAATATAATAATTTTCATAAAGAACAGAAACGCAGTGAGAAGAACAATGCGTTTGCTGTACAGAACTTGTATTATAATAAAGAAAATAACTTCTATGTATGTCCCTTTGGACAGCAAATGAACTTTATCGGTAAAGGCAAAAGAATCAGCAGTAACGGATATGAATCTCAGGTACATTATTATCAGGCTTTCAGCTGTCAGGGTTGTCCTCTTAGAGAAAGCTGCCATCAAAGCCAGGATAATCGGTTAATCGAAGTGAATTATAATCTGAACCATCACAGAATGAAAGCCAGGCAAAGGCTGATATCTGAAAAAGGACATTACCACAGAAGTAAACGGCCTATAGAAGTAGAAGCTGTATTCGGACAACTAAAAAGCAATAATAAATTTTCAAGATTTACTCTAAAAGGACTTGAAAAAGTAAATATTGAATTTGGATTAATGGCATTGGCGCATAATTTTAGAAAATTAGCGAAAAACAGAAAACTTACCCGTAAAAATTGGCTACGTACGCTTAAAGGTAAAAAAACTAGACATTCTTTCACTGAGTATATAGAAAACCAAAAGTATAAATTTGCCGCATAA
- a CDS encoding GH92 family glycosyl hydrolase, protein MKNHGTTVFLFLLFFSFHYKAQQFEKLYQYVNPLIGTEKMGHTYPGATVPFGSVQLSPETDSISYELNGKYNGEVYKYCAGYRYEDKTIVGFSSTHFSGTGHSDLGDFLIMPTVGKLQLNPGTAAHPENGYRSRFSHQNEAAEAGYYKVKLDDHNILAELTATTRVGVHRYTFPKSDQSHIILDLMAGIYNYDGKNIWTYVRVENGNTITGYRQTNGWARTRTVYFAMKFSKPFKSYGQKNYDEKQVYKGFWRKFDQTKNFPEIAGKNLKMYFDFDTQENEAIEIKLAISPVSQNNAMENLEKEAGNLSFDQVKTHAQENWNKELNKIIIKGSETEKTNFYTAMYHTFINPTMYMDVNGEYKGLDQNVHKAENFTNYTTFSLWDTYRALHPFFNIIQPKRNNDMVRSMMAHYDQFSMKMLPIWSHYANDNWCMSGYHSVSVVADAIIKGNYDGNAKEALKACVETANKRDYEGIGQYIDLGYIPAEKNGTSVSNTLEYAYDDWAIAQLAKHLGEIETYNQFIKRSENWKNNFDTTIGFMRPKLTDGSFKKDFDVLSTHGQGFIEGNSWNYSFFVPQNPDELIRMMGGKKKFASKLDELFSMHLSDSFFADTEDITREGIIGGYVHGNEPAHHVAYLYNWAGQPWKTQAQIRHILEMQYKATPDGLGGNDDTGQMSAWYILSSLGFYPVAPGSEDYSIGSPAIDHALLHLENGKTFEIETVNQGPKNVYVQKILLNGKEIKNFTLKHSEIMNGGKLTFYMGNKAKK, encoded by the coding sequence ATGAAAAATCACGGAACAACTGTTTTTCTGTTTCTTTTATTTTTTAGCTTCCATTATAAAGCTCAACAATTTGAAAAACTTTATCAATATGTAAATCCACTGATTGGAACTGAAAAAATGGGACATACCTACCCAGGCGCTACCGTTCCTTTCGGTTCAGTTCAGCTCAGTCCTGAAACAGATAGTATTTCCTATGAACTTAATGGAAAATACAATGGCGAGGTCTATAAATACTGTGCTGGCTACCGTTATGAGGATAAAACAATTGTAGGCTTCAGTTCTACTCACTTTAGTGGCACCGGACATTCCGATCTTGGTGATTTTCTTATTATGCCTACCGTTGGAAAGCTTCAGCTTAATCCCGGAACGGCTGCCCATCCTGAAAATGGTTACAGAAGTAGGTTTTCACATCAAAACGAAGCTGCAGAAGCAGGATATTACAAGGTAAAACTTGATGACCATAATATTCTGGCGGAATTAACAGCCACCACAAGAGTTGGAGTTCACCGCTATACTTTTCCAAAATCCGACCAATCTCATATTATTTTGGATCTGATGGCCGGTATTTACAACTATGACGGAAAGAATATCTGGACCTACGTTCGTGTTGAAAATGGAAATACCATTACAGGGTACCGACAGACCAACGGCTGGGCAAGAACAAGAACCGTATATTTTGCCATGAAGTTTTCAAAGCCATTCAAGTCCTATGGTCAGAAAAACTATGATGAAAAACAAGTCTACAAAGGTTTCTGGAGAAAATTTGACCAAACGAAAAACTTCCCTGAAATTGCCGGAAAGAATTTGAAAATGTATTTTGATTTCGACACTCAGGAAAATGAAGCCATTGAAATTAAGCTTGCCATTTCTCCCGTAAGTCAGAACAATGCCATGGAAAACCTCGAAAAGGAGGCAGGAAATTTATCTTTTGATCAGGTTAAAACACACGCTCAGGAAAACTGGAACAAAGAATTGAATAAAATTATCATCAAAGGTTCCGAAACTGAGAAAACTAATTTTTATACGGCAATGTACCATACCTTTATCAATCCAACCATGTATATGGATGTTAACGGAGAGTATAAAGGCTTGGATCAAAATGTTCATAAAGCAGAAAATTTCACCAATTATACTACATTCTCCCTGTGGGATACTTATCGTGCACTGCATCCGTTCTTTAATATCATTCAACCGAAACGGAATAATGATATGGTAAGATCCATGATGGCTCATTATGATCAGTTTTCAATGAAAATGCTTCCGATTTGGTCACACTATGCCAACGACAACTGGTGTATGAGTGGGTATCACAGTGTAAGTGTAGTGGCAGACGCCATCATTAAGGGAAATTATGATGGCAATGCTAAAGAAGCTCTGAAAGCCTGCGTAGAAACGGCTAACAAAAGAGATTATGAGGGCATCGGGCAATATATTGACCTTGGATATATTCCTGCTGAAAAAAACGGAACCTCAGTTTCAAATACCCTGGAATACGCTTATGATGACTGGGCTATTGCTCAATTGGCAAAGCACTTGGGAGAAATAGAAACTTACAATCAGTTTATCAAGCGTTCTGAAAACTGGAAGAATAATTTCGATACAACAATCGGATTTATGCGTCCAAAGCTTACAGATGGAAGCTTTAAAAAGGATTTTGATGTATTGAGTACACACGGACAGGGCTTTATTGAGGGAAATTCATGGAACTACAGTTTTTTTGTTCCACAAAATCCTGATGAACTGATCCGTATGATGGGCGGTAAAAAGAAGTTTGCATCCAAACTGGATGAACTATTCTCCATGCATCTATCCGACTCTTTCTTTGCAGATACTGAAGATATTACAAGAGAAGGAATTATTGGCGGGTATGTTCACGGAAATGAGCCGGCTCATCATGTTGCCTATCTTTATAACTGGGCTGGGCAACCTTGGAAAACACAGGCTCAAATCCGCCACATTCTGGAAATGCAATACAAGGCTACTCCTGACGGACTGGGAGGAAATGATGATACCGGGCAAATGAGTGCGTGGTATATTTTAAGTTCACTGGGTTTTTACCCTGTTGCTCCCGGTTCTGAAGACTATTCCATCGGAAGTCCGGCTATCGATCATGCTCTTTTACATCTTGAGAACGGAAAAACCTTTGAAATTGAAACCGTAAATCAAGGTCCGAAAAATGTATATGTTCAAAAGATTCTTCTTAATGGAAAAGAAATTAAAAACTTCACATTGAAGCACTCTGAGATTATGAATGGTGGAAAACTGACATTTTATATGGGGAATAAAGCGAAAAAGTAA
- a CDS encoding response regulator transcription factor, which translates to MEKSKILYAEDDQTIAFLIQDSLETYYDINCYSDGRSALEAFNIQSFDICLLDIMMPELNGFEVAEQIRSKNSDIPIIFISAKALKEDRIKGLKIGADDYLVKPFSIEELILKIEVFLKRSKKTTTSSSNYKVGKYDFDPKNYTLQDAIHTISLTQRESELLLYFIRNKNTVLKRQDILKAIWGDDDYFMGRSLDVFISRLRKVLAEEQNILIENLHGIGFRFSEKNKF; encoded by the coding sequence ATGGAGAAATCTAAAATTTTATATGCAGAAGATGACCAGACCATCGCTTTCCTGATACAGGACAGCCTGGAAACCTATTATGACATCAACTGCTATTCGGATGGAAGATCTGCGCTTGAAGCTTTCAACATCCAAAGTTTTGACATCTGTCTTCTGGATATTATGATGCCTGAACTCAATGGATTTGAAGTGGCTGAGCAAATCCGCAGTAAAAATTCCGACATTCCCATTATTTTTATTTCTGCAAAAGCTTTAAAAGAAGACCGCATCAAAGGTCTCAAAATAGGGGCTGATGACTATCTGGTAAAACCATTCAGTATAGAAGAACTGATTCTGAAAATTGAAGTTTTCCTGAAACGTTCAAAGAAAACCACTACCAGCTCCTCAAATTATAAGGTCGGGAAATATGACTTTGATCCTAAAAACTATACTTTACAGGATGCAATCCATACAATTAGCCTTACCCAAAGAGAATCTGAACTGCTTTTATATTTTATCCGCAATAAGAACACAGTTCTAAAAAGACAGGATATTTTGAAAGCCATTTGGGGTGATGATGACTATTTTATGGGACGGAGTCTGGATGTATTTATTTCCAGGTTACGAAAAGTGCTGGCTGAGGAACAAAATATTCTGATCGAAAACCTTCATGGAATAGGTTTCCGTTTTTCTGAAAAGAATAAATTCTGA